Proteins encoded within one genomic window of Haematobia irritans isolate KBUSLIRL chromosome 5, ASM5000362v1, whole genome shotgun sequence:
- the PIG-X gene encoding phosphatidylinositol glycan anchor biosynthesis class X, translating into MRESLIIAYFVLSIMPSTNQQKDLLTTPIVGVELRDGGFHRDLIYTVQFDYPLAGKNCDYILKQTLPASVYISVDQLEDLSRKKKLNTIYPRFVDIEKPTEESSDFEIFVKGSTKVSDTITLPIHFRYHAPNDENSFIPVDLIAPAEMYINCPIREEQTLVERELEIESNSNYCLDDTVPAIIKDDMHVCKWKNVRIALHIKSSLHAEIPIGNVSAHPTVLYITIILSWIVSLWTIFRTRHIPMLINGKLDEQRLLQKKIK; encoded by the exons ATGAGAGAGTCATTGATTATTGCTTATTTTGTGCTATCAATAATGCCATCGACGAATCAACAAAAGGATTTATTAACAACGCCAATTGTTGGAGTTGAACTAAGGGATGGAGGATTTCATAG AGACCTTATCTACACAGTGCAATTCGATTATCCACTGGCTGGAAAAAACTGTGattatattttaaaacaaaCTCTACCAGCATCTGTGTACATAAGTGTGGACCAACTGGAGGATCTCTCAAGAAAGAAAAAG CTTAATACCATATATCCACGGTTTGTGGATATCGAAAAGCCAACGGAGGAATCTAGCGATttcgaaattttcgtcaaaggaTCTACGAAAGTATCTGACACTATTACATTGCCCATACACTTTCGTTACCATGCACCAAACGATGAAAA TTCATTTATACCAGTTGATCTTATAGCACCAGCAGAAATGTACATAAATTGCCCCATTCGTGAGGAACAAACTCTAGTAGAACGTGAATTAGAAATAGAATCGAACTCAAATTATTGCTTAGATGATACAGTTCCCGCCATCATAAAAGACGATATGCATGTGTGCAAGTGGAAAAATGTTAGAATCGCATTGCACATAAAATCGTCTTTACATGCGGAGATACCTATAGGAAATGTCAGCGCTCATCCCACTGTGCTCTACATAACCATTATTCTTAGTTGGATAGTATCGCTGTGGACCATATTTCGAACAAGGCACATTCCGATGCTAATTAATGGAAAATTGGATGAACAGCGTCTATTgcagaaaaaaatcaagtag